One stretch of Roseimicrobium sp. ORNL1 DNA includes these proteins:
- a CDS encoding autotransporter-associated beta strand repeat-containing protein, translating into MRADILQWDTGVGTAGVQDGGGNWQVGSGNWLNQTTATPDVVWADGNDAVFGGGTGAAGTVTLLGPISAKSLTFDPPGSGTYTITGNVLTIVDGLITANASASITSVINGSAGLTKAGAGTLTLGGANANTYGGTATVSNGVLLLSKTAGQNAITGNLNITGGGKLRFGANNQVADSSAVTVSGSGSVFNGDGVNTGVANLNETIGSLTVVGGTVNSGTGTTGLVVTGVASFTGGASTAIFVGNSGAQVSVNELRITGMNAVAGGTVGTANSFTLYGNSTTVRSTLTVGSGGLSLDGSTLNLRQGGAGAQGSRLILNGDVTTLGASASRINLDTIGGTTGAVGVELSSSAAVVSRTFNTGANLTINVGLGNGAATTASIVKTGAGTLTLSSLNTFNGTTTVQQGGMILDGANGRLSNTTALMLTGGSSLLNGSATAATNSGVIDRINSAATLTLGGSTFTHAVTTDGNSHSQTLASLTIAQGASTINANGTTGTNTLTFTGAGGGGYVRQARGTVNFNNTGLTIAFTNAPTAGGGSSVSGGANAILVGATLNGRDFIAAQAGTLTAATYVPTGTTDWFTGANMDVTGTNPAPYAATSINSLRYNTAGAFTVTLTGTHTIDSGMILVTDQVGANASTLTGGVLRGSLNGELVVFQNNLGVAGMFTIGSNIENNGGATGLTKAGLGILSLIGANTYTGQTYVSAGVLRAVEGVGLSSGSNLNVVGGVFAPGSVAEFTRALGAGAGEIQLSGPAVGFTAVGNAATINLGGASGTLQWGSAFFNPTVLVLNDANADNAIEFKNGLDLNGAVRTITTTSAAANAATISGIISNSTGTAGMIKTGAGTLILSGANTYGGATTLTQGVLAAGHNSAFGTSTVVLNGGTLQAAGGSRSVANNVVLAANSTVSGTNSLTVTGSFTFGADGNDITNAMTGGAVFELAGNVYLSNSETSSFVGEFFGGGTTLVSGVIANNSGNNTLASHVFFNNATGTLRLTGVNTFTGRTLSAGGGAIAISQDRNLGLAPTSPVVDSIILAGSGRLRIEESFALDVNRSIGIGNSGGGAATGSIEVITDKVFTVNGTITNRTVNSNGSPTTGSPNVGSLTKTGNGVLVLGGTNTYGGTTTVSAGILRVTSANALGTTSTGTTVSAGAHLELANGVTVTGETLTISGSGRSVASPDSPGVNRGALQVVAGGTATWAGDIILNNAVSRIGTQAGGTLLVTGVISDGANNFALQIGADNTNGTVVLSGANNYGDGLTASTQIIRGTLKLGAHNTLPTVTVLDVHSPTTIPSEVSTVDLNGFNQAIAVLQGTGASATNAFVTNTNTVTASTLTINQDSSSTFAGTLTGNLFVVKNGTGTLTLSGPNSFRGNLTVNNGSLILSGNNTYLGDTIINGGTVLLSGGNAIPDGASKGDVYVNGGATTAGSLDLNNSAETINGLNGSSGAVQGRIFNNATNTTARVLTIGADGSNGSYAGQILDNSGGAALGVVAITKIGRGTQTFSGANTSTGAITIYNGTLEFDYSAGADVLNGQNFALRNGTISFKGNGTGTTDETIGTLSTLAISANRIVISNNGGTGTTVTTGAWNSGGGTSGIFVDVSAGGVLKTTTAFGTADGTSFAIKNGILMAGTSAGGANGYRGMVLVKDATGVGFATQNASNEIVRYTGATALVAASNSVTTNYIMSADLTKTGTAFQFSTLQIDTGSTFTAGESIDLNIGGSTMLTSGSGNGHAILVTGANDASITGTHANAVLNSLFVANHGTGTFTLGVSMNGQALVNFGSGLTIYNRAELPGDVYAAGGTLRFTQNMTHTGGLMRILGDGIFEIGADLNGANTGDFDRTMGSGLVMIGNGGFSAFSANRLVSIGGASPTALTWGAGNFMASSDGTDGNYVLMLGSSTSNAMLDFANSINLGTRTRTVDVGNGVNLNDVDARLSGALSGANGALEKIGAGTLEVTGANTYGMGTTIAAGTFLANNTTGSATGTGEVVVQSGAKLGGTGTVTASTGTRNITVGSGATLMVGNTHTVSTGSGGVASALSLQTSAGGVITLGGTVQLDLFGNTNNGSGTNPASDNDVLRLTSETSVVVDGILAIVDTTNTSLTWGLGATWQLIDWSMVTAAVHNSGTFDDILLPTLNTGLTWDTSKLYIDGTISVAGVVPEPSRALLLLAGGMALIMRRRRSREQAVA; encoded by the coding sequence TTGCGAGCTGACATTCTGCAATGGGACACCGGTGTGGGGACCGCTGGTGTGCAGGATGGTGGAGGCAACTGGCAGGTCGGCAGCGGCAACTGGTTGAATCAAACAACGGCCACGCCGGATGTGGTTTGGGCGGATGGCAATGACGCGGTATTCGGCGGGGGCACGGGAGCCGCGGGAACAGTAACTCTGCTGGGCCCTATTTCCGCGAAATCGCTCACGTTTGATCCGCCGGGAAGCGGCACGTATACCATCACGGGCAATGTGCTGACCATCGTGGACGGGCTCATCACTGCAAATGCCAGTGCCAGCATCACGTCCGTTATCAACGGAAGCGCGGGTCTCACAAAAGCAGGTGCGGGCACGCTGACCTTGGGAGGCGCCAACGCCAACACTTACGGCGGCACGGCTACCGTCAGCAATGGAGTCCTTCTCCTGAGCAAAACCGCGGGACAGAACGCCATCACTGGAAATCTGAATATCACAGGTGGTGGTAAGTTGCGCTTTGGTGCGAACAACCAGGTTGCTGATTCCTCCGCAGTCACGGTGTCTGGTTCAGGGAGTGTCTTCAATGGTGATGGGGTCAATACGGGAGTAGCCAACCTCAACGAAACGATTGGCAGCCTCACCGTGGTGGGTGGAACCGTGAACTCCGGCACAGGTACCACGGGCCTGGTTGTTACCGGTGTCGCGAGCTTCACTGGAGGTGCCTCCACCGCCATCTTCGTAGGGAACAGCGGTGCCCAGGTGTCCGTGAACGAACTGCGCATCACCGGGATGAACGCCGTCGCCGGCGGCACCGTGGGGACGGCAAACAGCTTCACTCTCTATGGCAACTCCACCACGGTGCGCAGTACCTTGACCGTGGGAAGCGGGGGTCTTTCTCTGGATGGCAGTACGCTGAACCTGCGGCAGGGAGGCGCGGGCGCCCAGGGCAGCAGGTTGATCCTGAATGGGGACGTGACCACGCTGGGAGCGTCCGCCTCTCGCATCAATCTTGATACAATAGGGGGCACGACAGGTGCCGTGGGAGTGGAGTTGAGCAGCAGCGCGGCAGTCGTGAGCAGGACCTTCAACACCGGCGCGAATCTCACCATCAACGTCGGACTGGGGAATGGTGCGGCTACCACCGCCTCCATCGTGAAGACGGGCGCGGGCACCTTGACCCTCTCCTCGTTGAACACGTTTAATGGCACCACGACCGTGCAGCAGGGCGGCATGATTCTGGATGGTGCGAATGGCAGGCTCTCCAACACGACCGCACTCATGCTCACCGGAGGCTCCTCTCTTCTGAACGGCAGTGCCACCGCAGCTACGAACAGCGGCGTCATCGACCGCATCAACAGCGCAGCGACCCTCACTCTCGGGGGAAGCACATTCACCCACGCTGTCACCACGGATGGAAACTCCCACAGCCAGACGCTTGCCAGCCTGACCATTGCGCAGGGCGCCAGTACCATCAATGCCAATGGCACGACCGGGACGAACACACTCACCTTTACAGGTGCGGGTGGCGGCGGCTACGTCCGTCAGGCGCGTGGCACGGTGAATTTCAACAATACGGGACTCACGATCGCCTTCACCAATGCCCCCACCGCTGGTGGAGGTAGCAGCGTGTCAGGTGGAGCAAATGCAATCCTGGTAGGCGCAACGCTCAATGGCAGGGACTTTATCGCAGCCCAGGCGGGAACGCTCACGGCCGCGACCTATGTGCCCACAGGCACCACAGATTGGTTTACAGGTGCGAACATGGATGTGACAGGCACCAACCCCGCGCCCTATGCCGCCACTTCCATCAACAGCCTGCGATACAACACCGCAGGTGCATTTACCGTAACCCTGACTGGCACACACACCATTGATAGTGGGATGATCCTGGTGACGGATCAGGTCGGTGCGAATGCGTCCACGCTCACCGGAGGTGTTCTTCGTGGCTCGCTGAACGGTGAACTGGTTGTATTCCAGAACAACCTGGGTGTGGCCGGAATGTTCACCATTGGATCGAACATTGAGAACAACGGAGGCGCCACGGGCCTGACCAAGGCGGGCCTGGGGATTCTCTCTCTCATTGGCGCGAATACTTATACGGGGCAGACATATGTCTCTGCAGGAGTGCTCCGCGCCGTGGAAGGAGTGGGACTTTCCAGCGGCAGCAATCTCAACGTCGTGGGTGGGGTCTTCGCCCCGGGCTCTGTGGCGGAATTCACCAGGGCGCTCGGCGCTGGCGCCGGTGAGATCCAGTTGAGCGGCCCGGCCGTGGGGTTCACTGCCGTGGGAAATGCGGCCACCATCAATCTTGGGGGTGCGTCTGGCACGCTGCAATGGGGCTCCGCCTTCTTCAACCCCACGGTCCTGGTATTGAATGACGCAAATGCCGACAACGCGATCGAGTTCAAGAACGGCCTCGATCTGAATGGAGCGGTGCGCACTATCACCACCACCTCGGCTGCTGCCAATGCCGCCACCATCTCGGGCATCATCAGCAACAGCACCGGAACTGCGGGGATGATCAAGACTGGCGCAGGCACGTTGATCCTTTCGGGAGCGAATACCTATGGCGGCGCCACCACTCTTACCCAGGGGGTTCTTGCCGCTGGTCATAACAGTGCGTTTGGCACCAGCACCGTGGTGCTGAACGGAGGCACTCTCCAGGCGGCGGGTGGCTCACGGTCGGTGGCGAACAACGTGGTGCTTGCTGCCAATTCCACCGTGTCGGGCACGAATTCACTGACTGTCACCGGCTCATTTACCTTTGGAGCGGATGGCAATGACATCACCAATGCCATGACGGGTGGCGCTGTCTTTGAGCTCGCGGGGAATGTCTATCTTTCCAACTCGGAAACTTCCAGCTTTGTTGGGGAGTTCTTTGGGGGCGGCACAACTTTGGTGAGCGGAGTCATCGCCAACAACAGCGGAAACAATACCCTGGCCAGTCATGTGTTTTTCAATAACGCCACCGGCACCCTTCGCCTCACGGGCGTGAACACGTTCACAGGCAGAACGTTGTCCGCTGGCGGCGGTGCGATCGCCATCTCCCAGGATCGGAACCTGGGCCTCGCGCCTACTTCGCCGGTGGTGGACTCCATCATCCTGGCAGGCTCCGGACGGCTTCGCATTGAGGAGAGCTTTGCACTCGATGTGAATCGCAGCATCGGTATCGGCAACAGTGGTGGTGGCGCTGCGACCGGGAGCATCGAAGTGATCACCGATAAGGTATTTACGGTGAACGGCACCATCACAAATCGCACGGTGAATTCGAACGGCTCTCCCACGACGGGCTCTCCCAACGTGGGATCGCTGACGAAAACGGGGAACGGCGTGCTGGTGCTCGGTGGGACCAATACCTACGGTGGTACTACCACAGTAAGTGCCGGTATTCTGAGAGTGACTTCTGCCAATGCCCTGGGGACAACCTCGACGGGAACGACCGTGAGTGCCGGGGCCCATTTGGAACTTGCCAACGGCGTCACCGTCACGGGAGAGACGCTGACCATCAGTGGCAGCGGTCGTTCCGTCGCTTCCCCAGATTCACCGGGGGTAAATCGCGGCGCGCTGCAAGTGGTTGCCGGAGGCACCGCGACCTGGGCAGGAGATATCATACTCAACAATGCAGTCAGCCGCATCGGCACACAGGCAGGTGGCACCCTGCTCGTGACCGGGGTGATTTCCGACGGGGCGAATAACTTTGCCCTTCAGATCGGTGCGGATAACACGAATGGGACGGTAGTTCTCAGTGGGGCCAACAACTACGGTGATGGTCTCACGGCCAGCACCCAGATCATTCGCGGCACGCTCAAACTGGGTGCGCACAATACGCTGCCCACGGTGACGGTGTTGGACGTGCATTCGCCCACGACCATTCCCTCGGAAGTGTCCACGGTGGATCTGAACGGGTTCAACCAGGCCATCGCTGTGCTTCAGGGTACCGGAGCATCTGCCACGAATGCTTTTGTCACCAATACAAACACGGTCACGGCAAGCACGCTCACCATCAATCAGGACTCCTCCTCGACATTCGCTGGAACCCTCACAGGAAATCTCTTTGTCGTGAAGAACGGCACGGGAACTCTGACCCTCAGCGGGCCGAACTCCTTCCGTGGAAATCTAACGGTGAACAACGGCTCGCTGATCCTTTCCGGCAACAATACATATCTGGGCGACACCATCATCAACGGCGGCACCGTGCTCCTCAGCGGAGGGAATGCGATTCCGGACGGTGCGAGCAAGGGGGATGTCTACGTGAACGGCGGGGCCACGACTGCAGGATCGCTGGACCTCAACAACTCGGCAGAAACCATCAACGGGCTCAACGGCTCCTCCGGCGCGGTGCAGGGCCGCATCTTCAACAATGCGACCAACACCACCGCACGAGTGCTCACCATTGGCGCAGACGGAAGTAACGGCAGCTACGCGGGCCAGATCCTCGACAACTCCGGAGGTGCGGCCCTGGGTGTGGTGGCGATTACCAAAATCGGCCGGGGCACCCAGACATTCTCGGGAGCCAACACCTCCACGGGAGCCATCACCATTTACAATGGGACATTGGAGTTCGACTACTCCGCAGGGGCTGACGTGTTGAACGGCCAGAACTTCGCGCTGCGCAATGGCACCATCTCCTTCAAGGGGAATGGAACCGGCACCACCGATGAAACGATCGGCACCCTCTCCACCCTGGCCATCAGTGCCAATCGCATTGTGATCTCAAACAATGGTGGGACGGGTACCACAGTCACGACAGGCGCGTGGAACTCAGGCGGAGGCACCTCGGGGATTTTTGTGGACGTGTCTGCAGGTGGTGTGCTCAAAACGACCACGGCGTTCGGCACGGCAGATGGCACCAGCTTTGCCATCAAGAACGGCATCCTCATGGCTGGAACCAGCGCAGGCGGTGCTAACGGCTATCGTGGCATGGTACTCGTGAAGGATGCTACCGGCGTGGGCTTTGCCACGCAGAATGCCAGCAATGAAATCGTGCGGTACACCGGCGCGACGGCATTGGTGGCCGCGTCCAATTCCGTGACGACAAACTACATCATGTCCGCGGACCTGACCAAGACGGGCACGGCCTTCCAATTCTCCACGCTCCAGATTGACACAGGTTCGACCTTCACCGCGGGGGAAAGCATCGACCTCAACATTGGCGGCAGCACCATGCTTACATCTGGATCCGGGAATGGCCACGCCATCCTGGTTACGGGTGCCAATGACGCGAGCATTACCGGCACACATGCCAACGCCGTGCTGAACTCCCTGTTCGTGGCCAATCACGGCACGGGAACCTTCACCCTCGGCGTGAGCATGAATGGCCAGGCACTCGTGAACTTCGGATCCGGTCTCACGATTTACAACCGGGCGGAGCTTCCCGGTGATGTGTATGCCGCTGGAGGCACCCTGCGCTTCACCCAGAACATGACGCACACCGGCGGCCTGATGCGCATTCTCGGCGATGGCATCTTCGAGATCGGCGCGGACCTGAACGGAGCAAATACAGGCGACTTTGACCGCACCATGGGTTCCGGGTTGGTGATGATTGGCAATGGGGGATTCAGCGCCTTCAGTGCCAATCGCCTGGTGAGCATCGGCGGGGCTTCCCCGACTGCCCTGACCTGGGGCGCTGGTAATTTCATGGCGTCCTCTGATGGAACAGACGGGAACTACGTCCTCATGTTGGGCTCCAGCACGTCCAACGCCATGCTGGACTTCGCCAACAGCATCAACCTTGGTACTCGCACCCGGACGGTTGATGTCGGCAATGGTGTGAATCTCAACGACGTGGATGCGCGCCTCTCGGGTGCCCTCAGTGGCGCCAATGGTGCACTTGAAAAGATCGGTGCCGGTACTCTCGAGGTCACGGGAGCGAACACCTACGGCATGGGCACGACCATTGCCGCAGGAACCTTCCTGGCAAACAATACGACGGGATCTGCCACGGGCACAGGGGAGGTGGTGGTGCAGTCGGGTGCGAAGCTTGGTGGCACGGGTACTGTCACGGCCTCCACCGGCACGCGGAACATCACGGTGGGCAGTGGCGCAACATTGATGGTGGGAAATACACACACCGTATCCACCGGCAGTGGCGGAGTGGCCTCGGCCCTGAGTCTGCAGACCAGTGCTGGCGGCGTGATTACTCTGGGTGGCACGGTACAGCTCGATTTGTTCGGAAACACCAACAACGGCTCAGGCACGAACCCCGCCTCAGACAATGACGTGCTTCGCCTCACCAGCGAAACTTCGGTGGTGGTGGATGGCATTCTGGCGATCGTCGATACCACGAATACCTCGCTGACTTGGGGACTGGGAGCCACGTGGCAGCTCATCGACTGGTCCATGGTTACCGCAGCCGTGCATAACTCTGGCACTTTTGATGATATCCTGCTGCCTACCCTAAATACGGGCCTGACCTGGGATACTTCGAAACTCTATATCGATGGCACCATCTCTGTCGCGGGCGTCGTGCCTGAGCCGAGCCGCGCGCTTCTGCTGCTGGCCGGTGGGATGGCGCTGATCATGCGCCGTCGTCGGTCACGGGAACAGGCTGTGGCGTGA
- a CDS encoding AraC family transcriptional regulator, with protein sequence MRHTTKARPVLENTPQREWESFHCEVVQGSGYGAQWHFHPEHQLTLVLKSRGHRVVGDSIAPLIGGDLVLVGGNVPHVWHQDDMEKPLATDAVHAIVTRFRDDFLGEEFMRKPEMEPVRALLKRANRGLQVGGSTRVKIAQRMQSMAKAAGLPKVIELLHILQDLSQSRDLKPLASAGFRPELHETDQGRMGRVFGYIHEHLTEPISREAVAAKASLSAGAFSRFFKTRTGKTLPQYVNELRVGRACSRLAETDDKVADIALDCGFENLANFNRQFQRLMGASPRAYRQQFRRSALG encoded by the coding sequence ATGAGACACACCACCAAGGCACGGCCAGTGCTCGAGAACACTCCACAGCGCGAGTGGGAGTCCTTCCATTGCGAAGTTGTCCAGGGCAGCGGCTACGGCGCGCAATGGCACTTTCATCCGGAACACCAGCTCACGCTCGTTCTCAAGAGCCGTGGCCACCGCGTCGTGGGCGACAGCATCGCACCCCTTATCGGAGGCGATCTCGTGCTGGTGGGCGGGAATGTGCCTCACGTCTGGCATCAGGATGACATGGAGAAACCTCTGGCGACGGATGCGGTCCACGCCATCGTCACCCGTTTCCGCGATGACTTCCTGGGAGAAGAATTCATGCGCAAGCCGGAGATGGAACCGGTGCGCGCGCTTTTGAAGCGTGCCAATCGTGGACTGCAAGTCGGCGGCAGCACGCGGGTGAAAATCGCCCAGCGCATGCAGAGCATGGCAAAGGCCGCAGGCCTGCCGAAGGTCATTGAGTTGCTCCACATCCTGCAGGACCTTTCCCAGTCACGCGATCTGAAGCCACTCGCGAGTGCTGGATTCCGGCCCGAACTCCACGAGACGGACCAGGGTCGCATGGGCCGCGTGTTCGGCTACATCCATGAGCATCTCACGGAGCCCATCTCCCGCGAGGCCGTGGCCGCCAAGGCGAGCCTGAGCGCCGGTGCCTTCAGCCGCTTCTTTAAAACACGCACGGGCAAAACCCTGCCACAGTACGTGAATGAACTCCGTGTGGGCCGCGCCTGCTCGCGCCTCGCCGAAACGGATGACAAGGTGGCAGACATCGCGCTGGACTGTGGCTTTGAAAATCTCGCGAATTTCAACCGCCAGTTCCAGCGCCTCATGGGTGCCTCTCCACGTGCGTACCGGCAGCAGTTCCGCCGCAGCGCGCTTGGTTGA
- a CDS encoding BlaI/MecI/CopY family transcriptional regulator: MSLPAVSNSEWTVMELLWEKSPQTAAEVIAALRESTGWAPNTIRTLLARLVEKGALKAKDNDAGVREFAPAVRRDAVVRAESKTFLQRVFRGAEKTLLAHFASNAKLTPEEVKELKKLLDENVKSKS; the protein is encoded by the coding sequence ATGTCTCTGCCTGCTGTTTCAAATTCAGAATGGACGGTCATGGAACTGCTGTGGGAAAAGTCCCCTCAGACAGCCGCCGAGGTCATCGCCGCGCTCCGGGAATCCACCGGTTGGGCGCCGAATACGATCCGCACCTTGCTGGCCCGGCTTGTCGAGAAAGGCGCTCTCAAGGCGAAGGATAACGATGCCGGCGTGCGTGAGTTTGCCCCCGCAGTGAGGCGGGATGCCGTGGTGCGGGCCGAGAGCAAAACCTTCCTGCAGCGTGTCTTCCGAGGCGCAGAGAAGACGCTGCTGGCCCACTTTGCCTCCAACGCGAAGCTCACTCCAGAAGAGGTGAAGGAACTGAAAAAGCTGCTCGACGAAAACGTGAAGTCTAAGTCATGA
- a CDS encoding M56 family metallopeptidase: protein MPALHKLTVAFDFALHASLLGAVGVILVLTIRGTLGRYIAPVARGWLWLPVALLCLSPRLPSVVGRSVSPEVIPATVREALAPVNTPVVVRGEPQLLSNHPMPAPQAPGTTLTLREKLAIGWGAGSIAIFGFWFVAYASLWKRIHREKGTVSQRLAEEFRDCVRTSGLRRAPGLIVTRAVDNPAVAGLWRPVVLMPPGLADSMQRESLRHVLLHELGHIRRGDLWLHWLSAIMVALHWFNPLLWLASRKFRADREAACDAEVIGASGNAAHAYGETLLALGARVPRMLSPRLMAGILGSADLVKQRIVDIARLGKTSRLAGWLAFLVVMSGTAAIALAAAEPGSATTIGDPPVKTETSQAAAELYTRTYKVPPDFLQWAQEQNSQPSTEKGSGKKLTAVQILTNVGVPFPEGASAVFVASTSQMIVRNTAANHDIIKALVEVNAANPIRQVYVTCQLVVFKEGSKPELLGISFTEPNQAIKVESTTGDEKPVMVQHPSPSPFAVSGVFTNPQFAVIWRTLAGKDKSSSSVPSSGGADVPFKNLSSEVQAVIQMPSVTTRSGQRATLETIREFIYPTEYDKKPSEKSGGKVEYTPKAFEMQPLGFVMEMEPVIGPDGYTIDLAMTPQLRTFTGWVDHALADGAKVKQPTFSTHKATTSVTIWDGQTVAFAGEAHIAPFLMDPSLKSEAAVLGKVHPMLLFVTTQMIDPSGHRVKPREGLEGKTNASDPVPPVSDSKTAGASHGKGTSRARIDVGTDYRPPNPNQTEEQTTTDFVGLQIEFLKSPQLRKRAEERMKIWNPDVETAPVVLTAERVRDTTQVEVFASATGSTAYARLFLDCLLDEMAAFRQERIRDQLNSGARSRVVDRLYEKETEVKELMEKFARATRENAAQQKLDEIKADLARVRGDLQAWEEKRKQVETAMLPERRAVERAKPFQIIEHPTTIETGEK, encoded by the coding sequence ATGCCTGCTCTCCATAAGCTCACCGTGGCGTTCGATTTCGCCCTGCATGCCTCCCTGCTTGGTGCCGTGGGGGTGATCCTGGTTCTGACCATCCGCGGGACCCTGGGGCGATACATCGCGCCAGTCGCCCGTGGCTGGCTCTGGCTGCCCGTGGCCTTGCTCTGCCTGAGTCCACGGCTTCCCAGTGTGGTTGGTCGGAGTGTGTCTCCTGAGGTGATTCCAGCAACGGTCCGTGAGGCGCTAGCTCCAGTGAATACGCCCGTGGTGGTACGCGGTGAACCCCAGTTGCTATCCAACCATCCGATGCCTGCGCCGCAAGCTCCCGGCACAACGCTCACGTTGCGGGAGAAGCTGGCGATTGGCTGGGGAGCAGGGAGCATTGCCATCTTCGGCTTCTGGTTCGTGGCCTATGCGAGCTTGTGGAAGCGCATCCATCGCGAGAAGGGAACGGTGAGCCAGCGCCTGGCGGAAGAGTTTCGCGACTGTGTACGCACGTCGGGTCTCAGGCGTGCTCCGGGATTGATTGTCACCAGAGCCGTGGACAATCCAGCCGTCGCAGGTTTGTGGCGTCCTGTCGTGCTGATGCCGCCCGGCCTCGCGGACTCCATGCAGCGTGAATCACTGCGTCATGTGCTGCTGCATGAGCTGGGTCACATTCGCCGTGGGGATCTGTGGCTGCATTGGCTCTCGGCCATCATGGTGGCGCTGCATTGGTTCAATCCACTTCTCTGGCTGGCATCGCGAAAGTTCCGAGCTGACCGCGAGGCCGCGTGTGATGCCGAAGTGATTGGCGCCTCTGGAAATGCTGCACATGCTTATGGTGAAACCCTGCTGGCTCTCGGCGCACGGGTGCCGCGAATGCTGTCACCCCGTCTGATGGCAGGTATTCTGGGTAGCGCAGATCTGGTGAAACAGCGCATCGTCGATATTGCACGTCTGGGGAAGACGTCGCGGCTCGCAGGGTGGCTGGCATTTCTCGTGGTGATGAGCGGCACGGCCGCCATTGCCCTTGCCGCGGCTGAGCCAGGCAGTGCAACGACCATCGGAGATCCCCCCGTAAAGACTGAGACTTCGCAAGCGGCAGCGGAACTGTACACGCGTACCTACAAGGTCCCCCCGGACTTTCTCCAGTGGGCGCAGGAGCAGAATTCGCAACCATCGACGGAGAAGGGCTCAGGGAAGAAACTCACAGCAGTCCAGATACTGACGAATGTCGGCGTGCCCTTTCCCGAGGGAGCGAGCGCAGTCTTTGTGGCGAGCACGTCGCAGATGATCGTGAGGAACACCGCGGCCAACCACGACATCATCAAGGCGCTTGTGGAGGTAAATGCGGCGAACCCGATCCGGCAGGTTTACGTCACCTGTCAGCTGGTGGTCTTCAAGGAGGGGAGTAAGCCGGAATTACTCGGCATTTCCTTCACTGAGCCGAACCAGGCCATCAAAGTGGAGTCGACCACGGGAGATGAGAAGCCTGTGATGGTGCAGCATCCTTCACCGTCACCGTTTGCTGTGTCGGGTGTCTTCACCAATCCCCAGTTTGCAGTCATCTGGAGAACGCTGGCGGGCAAGGATAAATCATCATCCAGTGTTCCTTCCAGCGGAGGGGCGGATGTTCCCTTCAAGAATCTCTCGTCTGAGGTGCAGGCGGTCATCCAGATGCCTTCCGTCACCACGCGTAGTGGGCAGAGGGCCACCCTGGAAACGATACGGGAGTTCATCTATCCCACCGAGTATGACAAGAAGCCTTCAGAGAAGTCGGGAGGGAAAGTCGAGTACACGCCGAAGGCCTTCGAAATGCAGCCCCTCGGTTTCGTAATGGAAATGGAGCCAGTGATTGGGCCGGATGGGTACACGATTGATCTTGCGATGACACCGCAGTTGCGAACGTTCACAGGGTGGGTGGATCATGCTCTCGCAGATGGCGCGAAGGTCAAACAGCCCACCTTCAGCACTCACAAGGCGACCACTTCGGTGACCATCTGGGATGGGCAGACGGTGGCTTTTGCCGGGGAGGCTCACATCGCGCCATTCCTCATGGATCCGTCCTTGAAGAGCGAAGCCGCCGTGCTGGGGAAGGTGCATCCCATGCTGCTCTTTGTGACAACGCAGATGATCGATCCCTCAGGCCATCGGGTGAAGCCGAGAGAGGGATTGGAGGGGAAGACAAACGCTTCTGACCCAGTCCCGCCTGTTTCAGATTCCAAGACGGCGGGCGCTTCACATGGAAAGGGGACCAGCCGGGCACGTATTGACGTGGGCACCGATTATAGGCCACCCAATCCAAATCAGACCGAGGAACAAACCACTACAGACTTCGTGGGACTACAAATCGAATTTCTCAAGAGCCCACAGTTGCGCAAACGGGCTGAGGAGCGCATGAAGATCTGGAACCCTGACGTGGAGACAGCGCCGGTGGTCTTGACAGCTGAGAGGGTGCGGGACACGACTCAGGTGGAAGTCTTCGCTTCCGCGACTGGAAGTACCGCCTATGCCAGGCTCTTTCTGGATTGCCTCCTGGATGAAATGGCGGCGTTCCGCCAGGAAAGAATTCGGGACCAGCTGAATAGTGGGGCTCGCAGCCGTGTAGTTGATAGACTCTATGAGAAAGAAACTGAGGTGAAAGAACTCATGGAAAAGTTCGCGCGAGCAACCCGGGAAAATGCAGCCCAACAAAAGCTGGATGAAATAAAAGCAGATCTAGCTCGCGTGCGAGGCGACCTGCAAGCTTGGGAAGAGAAGCGTAAACAAGTGGAAACCGCCATGTTACCCGAGAGAAGGGCAGTTGAACGGGCAAAACCTTTTCAAATCATCGAACATCCCACTACGATTGAGACTGGAGAAAAGTAG